The genomic window TGTCGCATTAGAGCCTACCATTACAAGAGTATGATCCCCTTTTTGCTCAAACTCTATTCCATTTAAATCGGGAATACCATCTGAAAACGCAAAATTATATTTTGTTCCGCTTGCGATTTTTGTTACAAAAACGCTTCCGTTATTGGTGCTTATGTTGGTTCCTCCACCGTCGTTGTAAGAAATACTACCTCGGTACGTTCCGGCAAAAAAATCGTTGTTTGCAGGGTCATCATCATCGCTGCATGATGAGATTGCCGTGACAGCAAAAAATAAAAGTACAAAAGCTCCTAAAATTTTAATTAAATTTTTCATAATACTATTTCTTTAAAGTTTGGTAGAGTTAAAATGCCAAACAGTATGCCGAAAGTGAATTAATTAAAAATTTTTAACAAATCTTTGGTAAGTATTATGAGAAATTATAATTTTTATTTAACTATCATTTTAAAGTTTTGAACCAAAATTCCATTTGTATTGGTAATATTCACTATGTAATTTCCTTTTTGAAGTTTATTCTCAAGATTAAGCTGCTGCTCGTTTTGCAGATTTTTCGGTAATTCTTTTTTGTAAAGGAGTTTCCCAGAAAGGTCAAAAATACTAAGCCTGCAATTTTCTTTTCCAAGCAATTCCCCACGCAGGATAAAGTTTCCGTTATTAGGATTATCAGACAAAGAGATTTTAGGTGCTTTGGTAGCTTCTGAGGTATTTAATGATTTTAAATCAAATTTCACCAAATAAGTCAGGTATTTTTGAGTAGACGAGATGGCAGGATATGGATCGGTATATTGGGGCTGCCAGCTTCCGGGAGTGGTAAATCCTGAAGGGCACAGCGTATCGCCATAAAGATATAAGGAGGAATTATTAACTGCAATATTAAAGCCTTCGTTCGATGACTGGCTGCTTCCTCCATAATAAGAAGTCCATTGTAAAATTCCGTCAGCATTGAACTTTGAAAAAATACGGTTGGTAGAGGTGTTTATATTTTGTTCCGGAGTTTGCTGATGAACATTGGGTGTCGATAAAGTATTGCTTACACCCCAAACCTGAGCACAGATATAAATATCGCTTCCGGAAAGTGCTATGGGCTGATATGTACCCTGTGCGAGATCGTAGCCTGTACCGCCTACATACGTGCTCCAGATCCTGTTTCCCGAATGGCTGAATTTTGTTAAAAAAACATCCATTGCACTTGTAATCTGAGGTTTGTGACTTCCGGGTGTTCCGTAATAATTGGGGTTAGGATTGTTGTTTTGGTACGTTTCGTCTCCCAATATATAAATGCCGCTTTCATTGGCTTCAAATTTTCTTACAGAGCTGTTTCCCGTTGGACTTGCGTAGTAAGTTCCCCATACCCTGGTTCCATCTGTTGAATTTATTTTCAACAAGGCAAAGCTTCCTTTTACAGTTTGAAAAGCTCCGGCTGTCGCGATTGCAATTTGATTGGTTTGAGGGATCGTTGTGATCCCGAGGTACACGGAATTATTATAATATTGGATTGTTGAAGAATATCCCGGATATAAAGTTCCCCATATTCTTTGTCCGTTAGGGTTTAATTTCACCAAAAAACCACATCCGGAATTCCCGTTGGAAACCATAGTCTGATAATTATCCTGAAATGTTCCGGGCGTGCAAATATTTTGCCCGTCATAGGTGATTCCTGATAGGTATACATTTTGGTTGTCATCTATAGTTATTCTTGAAGCGGAAGGCTGATAAGTCGCCCAGATCAAATTATCCGAAGCGTCATATTTTGCTAAAGCATATTGGGTATTTGAGGTGATCCAGGTTCCTGGTGTGATGGAAATTGGTGGATTGCCTGCATCAAACTGATATTGAAAATACTTGTTGTTCTGCTGGTCAATAAACATCAATTCCTTGGTATAGCTGCCCGAATTGTTGGTTTGGTACTGATTGTACTGGTATGATAGCAGTGTTCCGGCATTGTTAAATTTCGTATAAAAATTTAAAGTTGAGTAAGGACTTGGTCCCAGCTGAAAAGTTTGGCCCCCATTCAGACTGAACTGCTGATAATAGGAAACAGGATAGCCACTGACTGGTGTGACGGCGCCTTTTGTGTAAATATTATTTTGAGAATCAAAAAAAATGGCCTGCCCGTTGAATGTTAATGTGTGACATCTGCTCCCAATGGGCCCAAGATAAGTTCCCCAGGATCTCTGGTATTCAAAACTGCTTTGAGCGGACAACAATAAAGTAATAAAGAAATGTAAAAAAAAGATCGTTTTTTTAATCATATTGTAATTTGGTCTTAGTTGATTGCTAAAAATACAAAATTTATTCTGTTGGTTTATTTTGTTATTAATCTTATTGTTGGCTATGGCTTAGTCTAATTTATTGTTTTTCATTATCTTTGTAGTGAAGAACGATTTCAGAGAATACTGAAATCGCTTTTGTCGTTTATACCATTATTTATGCAGCTAAAAACCATCAGCGAAAAATTTCTTCCGGACTTGCTTAAGAATGAATTCGGAAAGGAGATTTTTATTCAACTGGAAAACAATCAACATATTTCTGTGAAGGGAAATGCGGGATCTTCGGTTTCCATTTTTGTGGCCGAACTTTTCCTTACGCAGAAAAAACATATTCTTTATCTGGTTGATGATAAGGAAGATGCTTTGTATGCCAATACGGAAATGGAAGATCTGCTGGGGAAAGACAAGGTTTTGTATTTCCCGGCAACCCATCTTGAGCCGTATCAGATTGAAAAAACGCAGAATGCCAATTTGGTGTTAAGGACAGAAGTGATCAACAAAATTACTTCGAGCAAATCTCCGAAGGTTATTGTAGCTTATTCAGGAGCTTTGTCGGAGAAGGTTTTGAAGAAAGAAGACTTTAAAGCCATTTCTCATCATATAAAAGTAGGCGATCAGCTTGATTTCGATTTTGTGGATGAATTATTGAATCATTATAGCTTCCAACAAGCCGATTTCGTTTCCGAACCCGGAGAATTTTCCGTAAGAGGAGGAATTGTTGATGTTTTTTCGTTCTCAAATGAAAAACCGTACCGTATCACTTTTTTTGGAAACGAAGTGGAAAGCATAAAAATATTTGATATCGAAACACAGCTTTCGGTAGAAAAAGTAAATGATTTTCAATTGGTTTCCAATATGAATTTTACGGTGACGGGAAGCAGGGTTTCTTTACTTCAGTTGTTGCCTAAAGAAAGCTTTGTGATCTCTAAAAACGGGATTGTCGGAATGCAGAAGCTGAAAACATTCTACGAAAAATCGTTGGTAAAATATGATACTTTAAACAAAGATATTGCGCACAGAGCGCCACAGGAATTATTTATTTCTGATCAGGAATTTTTATTTGATTATAAAAAATTTAAAACCGTAGACTTCGGAAGTGCTTCTATTGAAGGATTGATCGAATTGACGGAAATGAAGATCAATCAGATTGCGCAGCCTACTTTCCATAAGAATTTCGAATTATTAATTGAAGATCTTGAAGAAAAGCAAAATACGGGTTTTGATACTTGGATTTCCTTTTCAACAGAAAAGCAAAAAGAAAGATTAGAATCGATTTTTGAGGAACTGGAACATCAGCTTCCTTTTAAAAGTTTCAAATCTGAACTTCATGAAGGTTTTGTAGATCATGACCATAAAATTTTAGTTTATACGGATCATCAGATTTTCGATCGATACCAAAGGTATAAAGCGAAAAATACATTCGCCAAATCGGAGCAGCTGACTCTGAAAGATTTGATGTCCTTAAAGATTGGAGATTATATTGCGCACATCGATCACGGAATCGGAAAATTCATGGGATTGGTGAAAGTAAACAACGACGGAAAAATCCAGGAATGTTTTAAACTGACTTATAAAAACGGAGATTTATTGTATGTGAGTATTCATTCGCTTCATAAAATTTCAAAATACAACGGTCCGGACGGTAAAGAAATTGTTTTAAGCAAATTAGGTTCTCCAACCTGGAAATCCTTAAAGCAGAAAACAAAAGCCAGAGTAAAGCAGCTTGCATTCGATCTGATAAAACTATACGCTCAAAGAAAATCCGCGAAAGGTTTTGCATATACCCCGGATTCTTATTTGCAAAATGAACTGGAAGCAAGTTTCCTGTATGAAGACACTCCGGATCAGGAAAAAGCAACCATCGATGTGAAAAAAGACATGGAAGCGGATACGGTGATGGATCGTCTGGTGTGTGGAGATGTAGGTTTCGGTAAAACGGAAGTGGCAATTCGTGCAGCGTTCAAAGCAGCAACAGACGGGAAGCAGGTTGCCGTATTGGTTCCGACAACAATTTTGGCTTTCCAGCATTATAGAAGTTTCAAGGAAAGATTAAAAGATTTTCCGGTAAATGTAGCTTATGTCAATCGTTTCAGAACGGCAAAACAAAAATCTGAAACGTTGGAAGCTTTAAAAGA from Chryseobacterium camelliae includes these protein-coding regions:
- a CDS encoding T9SS type A sorting domain-containing protein; this translates as MIKKTIFFLHFFITLLLSAQSSFEYQRSWGTYLGPIGSRCHTLTFNGQAIFFDSQNNIYTKGAVTPVSGYPVSYYQQFSLNGGQTFQLGPSPYSTLNFYTKFNNAGTLLSYQYNQYQTNNSGSYTKELMFIDQQNNKYFQYQFDAGNPPISITPGTWITSNTQYALAKYDASDNLIWATYQPSASRITIDDNQNVYLSGITYDGQNICTPGTFQDNYQTMVSNGNSGCGFLVKLNPNGQRIWGTLYPGYSSTIQYYNNSVYLGITTIPQTNQIAIATAGAFQTVKGSFALLKINSTDGTRVWGTYYASPTGNSSVRKFEANESGIYILGDETYQNNNPNPNYYGTPGSHKPQITSAMDVFLTKFSHSGNRIWSTYVGGTGYDLAQGTYQPIALSGSDIYICAQVWGVSNTLSTPNVHQQTPEQNINTSTNRIFSKFNADGILQWTSYYGGSSQSSNEGFNIAVNNSSLYLYGDTLCPSGFTTPGSWQPQYTDPYPAISSTQKYLTYLVKFDLKSLNTSEATKAPKISLSDNPNNGNFILRGELLGKENCRLSIFDLSGKLLYKKELPKNLQNEQQLNLENKLQKGNYIVNITNTNGILVQNFKMIVK
- the mfd gene encoding transcription-repair coupling factor; this encodes MQLKTISEKFLPDLLKNEFGKEIFIQLENNQHISVKGNAGSSVSIFVAELFLTQKKHILYLVDDKEDALYANTEMEDLLGKDKVLYFPATHLEPYQIEKTQNANLVLRTEVINKITSSKSPKVIVAYSGALSEKVLKKEDFKAISHHIKVGDQLDFDFVDELLNHYSFQQADFVSEPGEFSVRGGIVDVFSFSNEKPYRITFFGNEVESIKIFDIETQLSVEKVNDFQLVSNMNFTVTGSRVSLLQLLPKESFVISKNGIVGMQKLKTFYEKSLVKYDTLNKDIAHRAPQELFISDQEFLFDYKKFKTVDFGSASIEGLIELTEMKINQIAQPTFHKNFELLIEDLEEKQNTGFDTWISFSTEKQKERLESIFEELEHQLPFKSFKSELHEGFVDHDHKILVYTDHQIFDRYQRYKAKNTFAKSEQLTLKDLMSLKIGDYIAHIDHGIGKFMGLVKVNNDGKIQECFKLTYKNGDLLYVSIHSLHKISKYNGPDGKEIVLSKLGSPTWKSLKQKTKARVKQLAFDLIKLYAQRKSAKGFAYTPDSYLQNELEASFLYEDTPDQEKATIDVKKDMEADTVMDRLVCGDVGFGKTEVAIRAAFKAATDGKQVAVLVPTTILAFQHYRSFKERLKDFPVNVAYVNRFRTAKQKSETLEALKEGKVDIIIGTHQLASSSVKFKDLGLLIIDEEHKFGVSVKDKLKTLKTDVDTLTLTATPIPRTLQFSLMAARDLSVIKTPPPNRQPVDTQLIGFSEEILRDAVSYELQRDGQVYFINNRIENLKDIAGLIQRLVPDARVITGHGQMEGKQLEKNVLDFMDGKYDVLVSTTIVESGVDVPNANTIFINDAQRFGMADLHQMRGRVGRSNRKAFCYLITPPYDMMTSDARKRLEAIEQFSDLGSGFQIAMKDLEIRGAGDLLGAEQSGFINEMGFETYQKLMQEALEELKDDQEFENLFENEEDRNKLFKSVKDVNIDTDLELMLPDWYISNTEERLSLYQKLAEIDSEENLLKFESELIDRFGNLPKEAVNLLKSVSLKWLAAEIGFEKIVMKNGVFLGYFPGNPQDKFYQTDRFRHIITYLTQNPKEAQLKEKIGKEGNNLMMRKDKVGNVDEVNLLLKTILKV